The Microbacterium limosum sequence GAAGTCGCGGCGGCCGAGATCGGCCTCGAGCGAATCGCCGAACGCGACGACGGGCTTGCGCGAGGCGCCGTCGTACGCGTCGGCGCGATAGGTCGTGATCTCGACCTGCTCGCCCCGGACCCGCGCGCCGATCGTGCCGAAGTCGCGCCCCATGTCCCACTGCGCCGTGCTGATCGGGGTGACGATGCGGAGGATGTCGTCGGGCCGGGCGTCGGTCGCGAAGTCGAGGTCGTTGGTGGCCCGGCCGAGGAAGGCGTCCCGCACGGGGCCGCCGACGACGGCGAACTCGAACCCGGCGCCGGCGAACGCGTCGGCGAGCGTCGCGACGACGGGCGAGGCCGCCAGGGCCTCGAGTCGCGCGAGGCCCTCGGCCATGCTCACCATGCCTCCCAGCCTACCCAGCGGCGCACCCGCCCCACGGAGCCGCACGCGCCCCGCCCGTCGTGCACGGGGGCCTACGAGCCCGCGAAGCGCAGCAGCCCGTCGCCGAGCAGGTCCCGGACGCGCGGCAGCAGGTCTTCGCGCAGCGCCGCGGCATCCACCTCCATCAGCTGGGCGATCGCGTCGATCAGGCGTCCGACCGGCAGCTCGCCGTCGCACGCGCCGACGAGGGCCGCGAGCGCGGGGTCCACGGGGATCGTGCGGGAGAAGCCACCGCCCTGCCGCAGCTCGATGACGCTCGGGTCGGCGGCACCCGGCAGGTGGTGGCGGGCCTCGGTCACGTCGTCGGCGACCTGCAGGACGGATGCCGCGAGCCCGTCGTCGTCGAGCGCGCGCTGCCGGTCGTGCGCCACGAGGCACGCCGCCAGGTGCGCCCCGAGCGCGCGCTCGGCCACCGGCTGCGCCACGCGCTCGTACCGGGCGAGCGTCGGGCGTCCCTCCCGAGGGCGGCGCAGCAGGATGTAGCCGAAGCCGATCTCGTCGACCCCCCGCGCCGCGAAGTCGTCCAGCCACGCCGAGAGCAGGACGTCGTAGCCCGGGCTGCCCGGCACCGTGCCGCCATCGCGGATCCACAGCTCGGCGTAGGCGACGGGGTCGAGGCGTTCCCGCTCGATGACCCACGCATCCAACGCGACGGGCGAGAGGGCCACCCACTCCCGCACGCGCTCGAGCCCGTCCTCCCCGTCCCGGTACTCCCAGTTGCCGAGCAGCTGCGCCGTCCCCCCGGGCGAGAGGTGGGTTCCCGCGCCCGTGACGACGGCCCGAACGAGATCGTCGCCCTCCAATCCGCCGTCGCGGTACTCGTAGGCGGGCACCCCCGTGGCCCGCGGAGTGATGACGAAGGGCGGGTTGGAGACGATGCGATCGAAGCTCTCGCCCGCAACGGGCTCGAACAGGCTCCCGTGCCGGGTCTGCACCCCGGCCACGTCGTTGAGCAGGGCGTTCAGCCGGGCAAAGCGCAGCGCTGGCTCGGAGACGTCGGTCGCGACGACCGCCTCGGCGGCCCGGCGGGCCCGCAGCGCCTGGATGCCGCAGCCGGTCCCGAGATCCAACACACGGTCCGCCGGCACGGGCAGCTGCAGCCCCGCGAGCGTCATCGACGCGCCACCGACGCCGAGCACGTGGTCGGGCGCGATCGGTCCGCCGAGCGCCACCTCGTCGAGGTCGCTCGCGATCCACCACTCGCCGGCGCCCGCGTCGTCGACGAACGCCTGCGGGCGCACCACCGCGAGCGGGACGATCCCCGCGGCATCCTCCCGCGCGAGTCCCAGCGCCACGAGTCCCGCGACACCGCAGCGCGGCAGAGCCCGCTCCAGCTCGCCCGAGGAGACGGGGTCGCCGAGCCAGAACAGGCGTGCCAGCGTCGCGGCGGCGTCATCGACGCGGGCCAGCGCGCGGCGCACCGGCAGCGCGCGGCCCCGGCCGAGCGCCTCGTCGGCCACCACGCCCCACAGGGCCCGCAGCCGCGCGGAGGTGTAGCCCGCGGCATCCAGATCGGCGGCGAGCGCGGCACACAGGGACGGGGAGGGTTCGGGGATCACTCCTCCATTCAATCGCGGCGCGCGCGCCCGCTCAGGGAGCCCGGCTGCCGCCACCGTAGAATCGGGCGGAACGTGCGAGCGCCCTCGCACCCCAGCTGACCCCGGACTGACCGTGACGCACCCCCATTCTGGTTCCGGCGTGCGGACCGGATCCGCGTGCGCGGCATCCGCATCCCGCCCCCGCGCCCGGCTCGCGATCTTCTTCGCGATGCTCGCGCTGGCGCTGCTGGCGCTGTGTGCACCGGCGGCCCCGGGCGCGAGCGCGGCCCCGCTGCCCACGCCGAACCCGACGGCGACGGCGGATGCCGGGGACGCCCCCCTCGTCACCGTCGCCGCCCTGAACCGGGGTCTCGTACGCACCGGCGAGCCGCTGTCGGTGTCGGTCGTGGCCGAGAACCCGTCGGATGCCGAGCTGGAGCCGACGACGGCGGGCGTCTCGGTGGGCACGGCGCCGATCACAGACCCGGCGATCCTCGACGGGTGGCTCGCGAACACCACGGATCTCGAAACGGCCGTGATCGACCGGCAGCCCGTCCCCGCCATCGCCGCGGGCGAGAGCGTCGCGATCACGTCCAGCATCGCCGCCGAGACGCCCGGCTGGGCGGGCCTCGCACCCGGGGTCTACCCCATCGAGGCCGCCGTCGGCGCGAGCGAGCCGGCCCGCGGGGCGATCGTGCTGCTCGATACGGCCGCCCCGCCGGCCACCGCCCCCGTCGGCATCGTCGTGCCGATCACGGCGGGCCCCCGAACGACGGGCCTGCTGAGCGCGGAGGAGCTCGTTTCCCTGACCGCCGCAGACGGTCGGCTCACACAGCTGGTCGACGGCGTGTCGGGATCCGCGGCCGTCCTCGCGATCGATCCCGCGATCGTCGCCTCCATCCGTGTTCTGGGCACCGCCGCCCCCGCGTCGTCGACGCAATGGCTGGCCCGGCTGGAGGCCCTGCCGAACACCCGCTTCGCCCTGCAGTTCGCAGACGCGGATGTCGCGACCCAGGTGCATGCCGGGCTCTCCGGCCTGCTCGAGCCGCGGGGGCTCGCCTACGCCGTGGACCCGGCCGACGTCGCCGAGGACACCGCGACGCCCACCCCCGCCCCCACCGGCGCGCCGGCGACCCCGTCCCCGGCGCCGACGGGGGAACCCGACGACGGAGGTGAGCCCGTCCTCCCCGACCTCGCGGAGCTGACCGAGATCCCCGGCGCCCGCAGCGGTGTCTTCTGGCCCGCCGAGGGACACGCGGACGACGGCGTCGTGCAGACCCTCGCGGCCTGGGCCGAAGCATCCGGAGACACCCCCGATCCGCTGACGCTGCTCGCCTCCGACGCCGCCGAGCGCGACACCGTCACCGCCGCGGGAACCGTGGGCGACGCCGACGTCCTCGTCTACGACTCCGCCGCCTCGGCCGCACTGACCGCCGCTGCCGAGCCCGGCGACACGTCGCGCGCCGAGGCGCTGTCGACCCTCTCCGCTCACCTTGCCCTCGCCACGACGCGGGCCTCCGGTCCGGTCCTGCTCGCCGTGGACCGCCTCGACGAGGCATCCGCATTCGGCCTGCAGACCGCCCTCGGCGGGGTGTCGGGCTACCTGGGTACCGCCCCCCTCGGCTGGGACGAGCTGCGCGCCGCCGAAGCCACTCCCACCAGGGCGCTCGCCCCCGCCCCGGCCGAACACGTGGAAGCGTTGCAGCGGTTGCTCGTCGGCGAAGAGCGGCTGGAGGTCTTCTCGGCCGTCATCGACGAGCCCTCGCTGATGCTCGAACCCGAGCGCACCGCGATCCTGCAGCTCATCGGCGCCGGCTGGTTCGACGACGAGGAGTGGCCGGCGGCGATGGCGGACCACGCGGAACAGACGCAGGCGACGCTCACCGCCGTCGAGTTGCAGCCGCCCTCCACGATCCAGCTCATCAGCCCGGAGGCGGGCCTGCAGTTCTTCGTGCGCAACGATCTTCCCTGGGCCGCCAACGTCGTGCTCGTCGCGGTGCCCGACAACCTGCGCCTGGATGTCGAGCGCACGACCGTCGTGCGGGCGGAGCCGGGCGTGAACACGCGTGTGCAGGTGCCCGTGCGGGCCCGAGTCGGCAGCGGCGAGGTCGACATCTCGCTGCGGCTGCTGAGCCCCACGTCGGAGCAGGTGGGCCCGGAGCGCGTCGCCGAGGTGCAGGTGCGCGCCGAGTGGGAGGCGATCGGGATCGTCGTGCTCTCGGTGCTCGTGGTCGGCTTCATCGCGACGGGGGTCGTGCGCACGGTCCTGCGGCGCCGGCGCGCGAAGCGGGCGGAGGAGACGAGTGGCTAGCCTCGGCCGCGCGAGCGCCGTACTCGCCGCCGGCACCCTGATATCCCGGGTGACCGGACTGGTGCGCTCGGTCGTGCTGGTGCTCGCGCTCGGATCCGTCGCTTCGGGAGCGGCCGATGCGTTCGCCATCGCCAACCAGCTTCCGAACAACATCTACGCGATCATCTCCACCGGCATCCTCACGGGCGTGATCGTTCCCCAGATCGTGCGGGCGGCCGCGCACGCCGACGGGGGCGGCGCGTTCGTCTCCAAGCTGCTGACGCTCGGGACGGTCGTACTCGTCGTCACGACGGGCCTCGCGACGCTCGCGGCACCCTGGCTCGTGCAGCTGTTCGCCACGTTCGCGGGTGCGCAGTACGCGCTGACGGTCGCGTTCGCGTACTGGTGCCTGCCGCAGCTGTTCTTCTACGGGTTGTACGCGCTCGTGGGCGAGACCCTCAACGCGCGTCGCGTGTTCGGGCCGTACACGTGGGCCCCGATCGTCAACAACGTCGTGTCGATCGCCGGGTTCGGCATCTTCATCGCCCTCTTCGGGCCGCACCGCTCCGACGTGCTCGACTGGTCGGCGGACATGATCACGGTTCTCGCCGGAACCGCGACGCTCGGGATCGCCGCACAGGCGCTGCTGCTCGTCGCCTTCTGGCGTCGCGCCGGCCTGCGCGTCCGGCCCGACTTCGCGTGGCGGGGCATGGGCCTTCGCCACATGGGAACGCTCGCATGGTGGACGTTCCTCATGGTGATCGTCGGCCAGATCGCGGGCCTCGTGCAGACGCGCATCGCCAGCCAGGCCTCGGAGATCGCCCCGTCGATCGCGACCATGAACTACGCGTGGTTCATCTTCATCCTCCCGTACTCGGTCATCGCCGTCTCGATCGGCACCCCCTACTTCACGCAGCTGAGCGAGCACGCCGCCGCGGGCCGCCACGACGAGGTGCGTACCGATCTCGCGGCGAGCATCCGCAGCGTCTGTTTCTTCATGGTCGGAGCCCTCGCCGCCGTCGCCGCGGCGTCGGTCACCGTCTCGCGCATCTTCTCGGAATCGGCGCCGGATGCCGCGGAGTTCGCCCTCGTGCTGGGTGCGTACCTCGTCGGGCTCGTCCCGCTCTCGATCCTCTACATCGTGCAGCGCACCTTCTACGCCTACGGCGACACCGTGCGCCCCTTCGTCTTCACCCTCGTGCAGGCGGTGCTCGTCGTCGTGACGGCCGTCGCCGCCTCCGCCGTGCTGCCGATCGAGCGGCTCGCGGCCGGCATCGCGCTCGGCCAGTCGCTCGCGGGTCTCGTGCAGCTCGCCCTCGCCATCTGGCTGCTCCGGCGCAAGCTCGGTCGCCTCGAGCTCACCGCGACGCTCGGATCGCTCGCGCGCTTCTTCGCGGCGGGCCTGCCCGCGGGAGCGGCCGGGTGGGGCCTCTTCCTCGCGTTCGGGGGCGTCGGGGGCTGGGCCGCGGCATCCGTGCCCCTGGCCGTCGTCGGCACGATCGTCATCGGCGCGGTCGTCGCTGCCGTGTACGTCGCCGTCCTCGCGGCCTTCCGTGCGCCCGAGCTGGCGGTGCTCGGAAGCGTCGTGCGCCGCTTCCGCCGGTGATCCGGCGGGTGAACGCGTCATGACGGGCGTGCCAACCCTTCCGGTCTCCGAAACCTCGCCGGGGGCCTGGAATGGGCGCGGGCTACGATGTGTTGCACGCTGCTGAACGTCACGACAGCGCTGAGGAAGGAACACACGTGCGTCAGGTCATCATCATCGGCTCCGGTCCGGCGGGGTACACCGCCGCCATCTACGCCGCGCGCGCCAACCTCGAGCCGCTCGTGGTCGCCAGCTCCGTCGAGGCCGGCGGCGAGCTGATGAACACCACCGAGGTGGAGAACTTCCCCGGGTTCCCCGAGGGCATCCAGGGCCCCGAGCTCATGGACAAGATGCGCGAGCAGGCCGAGAAGTTCGGCGCCGAGGTGCTCTACGACGATGTCGTGGAGCTCGACCTCGACGGCGCCGTGAAGAAGGTCACGCTCGGCAGCGGTGCGGTGCACGAGGCATCCGCGGTGATCTTCGCGACCGGGTCCGCCTACCGCAAGCTGGGCCTGGAGGGCGAGGAGCGCCTGTCCGGTCGGGGCGTGTCGTGGTGCGCCACGTGCGACGGCTTCTTCTTCCGGGAGCGCACGATCGCCGTCGTCGGCGGCGGCGACTCGGCCATGGAGGAGGCGACCTTCCTCACGCGGTTCGCCTCGAAGGTGTACATCATCCACCGCAAGGACACCCTGCGTGCGTCGAAGATCATGCAGGAGCGGGCATTCGCCGACCCGAAGATCGAGTTCATCTGGAACGCCGAGATCGCCGACATCCTGGGCGAGGACGCCGTGAGCGGCGTCGTGCTGCGCTCCACCGAGGACGGCACGACTCGCGAGCTGCCCCTCGACGGTCTCTTCGTCGCGATCGGGAACGACCCCCGCACCCACCTCGTGCACGGCAAGCTCGAGCTCGCCCCTGAGGGCACGATCAAGGTCGACGGCCGTTCTTCGCGCACGACCGTCCCCGGTGTCTTCGCCGCGGGCGACGTCATCGACCCCACCTACCGTCAGGCCGTCACGGCGGCCGGCAGCGGAACGGTCGCGGCGCTGGATGCCGAGCACTTCCTGGCCGCGCTCGCTCAGGCGGAGCAGAAGGCCGACGCCGCCGTCGCATAGGCGGAACAATTCCCGGCCGACGCGCGTTGGCCCCCCGTGAACCCCGAACAAGGAGACATCATGACCGCCAAGGCCACCACCTCGGGCACCTGGGAGCAGGACGTGCTCCAGGCCGAGGGTCCCGTGCTCGTCGACTTCTGGGCCGAATGGTGCGGACCCTGCCGCATGGTTGCGCCCGTTCTCGATCAGATCCAGTCGGAGAACCCCGACAAGATCACGATCCTCAAGCTCAACGTCGATGAGAACCCCGATCTGGCCATGAAGTACCAGATCACGTCGATCCCTGCCATGAAGGTTTTCGAAGGCGGCGAGGTGAAGACGACGATCATCGGCGCGAAGCCCAAGTTCGCGCTCGAGCAGGACCTCAAGCCGTTCATCGGCTGACGACCTCCGAGTCACGAGAGCCCCGCCGGCGCGTTGTCGGCGGGGCTCTCGTCGTTCTCGAGACGCGAGGTCAGACGGCGCCGTAGGCGTCCACGCCCATCTCTCCGATGATGCGATTGAGGTCCTGGATGGAAGCGAAATCAATCACGATCTGGCCTTTTTTTGCCGACAGAGAGATGCGCACGCGGGTGTCGAGCCGGTCGCCCACCCGTTCCGCCACCTCGTCGAGGTGACCACGGCGCGTGCCCGCCTGCGGCCGTGCGCGCTTGGAGTCGACGCCGCTTCTCGCGGCCGCCTCCGTGGCACGCACGGAGAGATCCTCGTTGACGACCTTGTCGGCCAGGCGCTGCATCGCGTCGCCGTCCTCGAGCGACAGGATCGCCCGCGCGTGGCCCGCCGACAGCACCCCGGCCGCGACCCGCTGCTGCACGGGAACGGGAAGGCGGAGAAGGCGGATGGTGTTGGAGATCTGCGGGCGCGATCGTCCGATGCGCGTGGCGAGCTCCTCCTGGGTGATGCCGAAGTCCTCCAGAAGCTGCTGGTAGGCGGATGCCTCTTCGAGCGGGTTCAGCTGAGAGCGGTGGAGGTTCTCCAGCAGCGCGTCGCGGAGCAGGTGCTCCTCGGCCGTGTCGCGGATGACGGCGGGAATGGACTCCAGCCCGGCTTCGCGCGCCGCGCGGGTGCGGCGCTCTCCCATGATCAGCTCGTACGTATCGGGCTGGTCGTCGCTCGGACGGACGACGACGGGCTGCAGCACGCCGAACTCCCGCACGCTGTGGATCAGCTCGGCGAGTTCGTCGGCGTCGAAGTGCGTGCGGGGCTGGCGGGGGTTCGGGACGATCGAGTGCGGGTCGAGGTGGACGAGCCGCGCGCCGGGCACATCGACGAGCTCCTCCTCTCCCGCGGCGGCCCCGGCATCCGCGCTCCCGGATGCCGGGGCGTGGCCGTCGAGCGTCGGCGGGGCGATCACGTCGGTCGCGACCTCGTCGGCCGAGACGGCCGCTGTGCGCGATGCGCCGGGGAAGAACACATCCACGGGGCGCGACTCCGACTCGCTCGTGGGGATGAGCGCGCCGATACCCCGGCCGAGTCCTGTTCTTTTCGCGGGCATCAGCTCGCTCCTTCCTGCTGAGCGGTGCGTGCCGGGGCGGGCACCCCTCGACGTGTGATCTCGACCGCGGCCTCGCGGTAGGCGATGGCGCCGGCCGACTGGCCGTCGTACGCGATGACGGTCTGGCCGAAGCTCGGCGCCTCCGACACCCGCACCGAACGCGGAATGACGGTGCGCAGCACCTGGTCGGCAAAGTGCGAGCGAACCTCCTCCGCCACCTGCTGGGCGAGCTTGGTGCGCCCGTCGTACATCGTCAGCAGGATGGTCGAGACGTGAAGGGGGGGATTCAGGTGCTTCTGGATCATGCGCACACTGCCGAGGAGCTGGCTGAGGCCCTCCAGCGCGTAGTACTCGCACTGGATGGGGATGAAGACCTCATCCGCGGCCGCGAACGCGTTGATCGTCAGCAACCCGAGCGACGGGGGGCAATCGATGATGACGAAGTGGATCGGCTCCTCCTGCGACGCCAGGAAGTCATCGAGGGCCGATCGCAGACGGTGCTCGCGCGCCACCTGCGACACCAGCTCGATCTCCGCGCCCGCGAGATGGATCGTGCTGGGGGCGCACAGGAGACGTGGCGATTCCGGGCTCTGCTGCACGATGTCGGCGAGAGGGAATTCGTCGATCAGCACGTCGTACACACTGGGCGTTTCCGCGGTGTGCACGACGCCGAGTGCCGTCGAGGCGTTTCCCTGCGGGTCGAGGTCGACGACGAGCACCTTCGCACCCAGTGATGCGAGCGCTGCCGCGATGTTCACCGTCGTCGTCGTCTTGCCGACCCCGCCCTTCTGGTTGGACACGGTCATGATGCGCGTGTCGACGGGCAGATCGACGTCGACCCCCTCGAGGGCGCGGCGCCGGGCACTGAGGTCGGCCAGCTCCCGAGCG is a genomic window containing:
- the murJ gene encoding murein biosynthesis integral membrane protein MurJ, which codes for MASLGRASAVLAAGTLISRVTGLVRSVVLVLALGSVASGAADAFAIANQLPNNIYAIISTGILTGVIVPQIVRAAAHADGGGAFVSKLLTLGTVVLVVTTGLATLAAPWLVQLFATFAGAQYALTVAFAYWCLPQLFFYGLYALVGETLNARRVFGPYTWAPIVNNVVSIAGFGIFIALFGPHRSDVLDWSADMITVLAGTATLGIAAQALLLVAFWRRAGLRVRPDFAWRGMGLRHMGTLAWWTFLMVIVGQIAGLVQTRIASQASEIAPSIATMNYAWFIFILPYSVIAVSIGTPYFTQLSEHAAAGRHDEVRTDLAASIRSVCFFMVGALAAVAAASVTVSRIFSESAPDAAEFALVLGAYLVGLVPLSILYIVQRTFYAYGDTVRPFVFTLVQAVLVVVTAVAASAVLPIERLAAGIALGQSLAGLVQLALAIWLLRRKLGRLELTATLGSLARFFAAGLPAGAAGWGLFLAFGGVGGWAAASVPLAVVGTIVIGAVVAAVYVAVLAAFRAPELAVLGSVVRRFRR
- the trxA gene encoding thioredoxin, with the translated sequence MTAKATTSGTWEQDVLQAEGPVLVDFWAEWCGPCRMVAPVLDQIQSENPDKITILKLNVDENPDLAMKYQITSIPAMKVFEGGEVKTTIIGAKPKFALEQDLKPFIG
- a CDS encoding DUF6049 family protein encodes the protein MRTGSACAASASRPRARLAIFFAMLALALLALCAPAAPGASAAPLPTPNPTATADAGDAPLVTVAALNRGLVRTGEPLSVSVVAENPSDAELEPTTAGVSVGTAPITDPAILDGWLANTTDLETAVIDRQPVPAIAAGESVAITSSIAAETPGWAGLAPGVYPIEAAVGASEPARGAIVLLDTAAPPATAPVGIVVPITAGPRTTGLLSAEELVSLTAADGRLTQLVDGVSGSAAVLAIDPAIVASIRVLGTAAPASSTQWLARLEALPNTRFALQFADADVATQVHAGLSGLLEPRGLAYAVDPADVAEDTATPTPAPTGAPATPSPAPTGEPDDGGEPVLPDLAELTEIPGARSGVFWPAEGHADDGVVQTLAAWAEASGDTPDPLTLLASDAAERDTVTAAGTVGDADVLVYDSAASAALTAAAEPGDTSRAEALSTLSAHLALATTRASGPVLLAVDRLDEASAFGLQTALGGVSGYLGTAPLGWDELRAAEATPTRALAPAPAEHVEALQRLLVGEERLEVFSAVIDEPSLMLEPERTAILQLIGAGWFDDEEWPAAMADHAEQTQATLTAVELQPPSTIQLISPEAGLQFFVRNDLPWAANVVLVAVPDNLRLDVERTTVVRAEPGVNTRVQVPVRARVGSGEVDISLRLLSPTSEQVGPERVAEVQVRAEWEAIGIVVLSVLVVGFIATGVVRTVLRRRRAKRAEETSG
- a CDS encoding ParB/RepB/Spo0J family partition protein encodes the protein MPAKRTGLGRGIGALIPTSESESRPVDVFFPGASRTAAVSADEVATDVIAPPTLDGHAPASGSADAGAAAGEEELVDVPGARLVHLDPHSIVPNPRQPRTHFDADELAELIHSVREFGVLQPVVVRPSDDQPDTYELIMGERRTRAAREAGLESIPAVIRDTAEEHLLRDALLENLHRSQLNPLEEASAYQQLLEDFGITQEELATRIGRSRPQISNTIRLLRLPVPVQQRVAAGVLSAGHARAILSLEDGDAMQRLADKVVNEDLSVRATEAAARSGVDSKRARPQAGTRRGHLDEVAERVGDRLDTRVRISLSAKKGQIVIDFASIQDLNRIIGEMGVDAYGAV
- the trxB gene encoding thioredoxin-disulfide reductase, which translates into the protein MRQVIIIGSGPAGYTAAIYAARANLEPLVVASSVEAGGELMNTTEVENFPGFPEGIQGPELMDKMREQAEKFGAEVLYDDVVELDLDGAVKKVTLGSGAVHEASAVIFATGSAYRKLGLEGEERLSGRGVSWCATCDGFFFRERTIAVVGGGDSAMEEATFLTRFASKVYIIHRKDTLRASKIMQERAFADPKIEFIWNAEIADILGEDAVSGVVLRSTEDGTTRELPLDGLFVAIGNDPRTHLVHGKLELAPEGTIKVDGRSSRTTVPGVFAAGDVIDPTYRQAVTAAGSGTVAALDAEHFLAALAQAEQKADAAVA
- a CDS encoding DUF7059 domain-containing protein; amino-acid sequence: MIPEPSPSLCAALAADLDAAGYTSARLRALWGVVADEALGRGRALPVRRALARVDDAAATLARLFWLGDPVSSGELERALPRCGVAGLVALGLAREDAAGIVPLAVVRPQAFVDDAGAGEWWIASDLDEVALGGPIAPDHVLGVGGASMTLAGLQLPVPADRVLDLGTGCGIQALRARRAAEAVVATDVSEPALRFARLNALLNDVAGVQTRHGSLFEPVAGESFDRIVSNPPFVITPRATGVPAYEYRDGGLEGDDLVRAVVTGAGTHLSPGGTAQLLGNWEYRDGEDGLERVREWVALSPVALDAWVIERERLDPVAYAELWIRDGGTVPGSPGYDVLLSAWLDDFAARGVDEIGFGYILLRRPREGRPTLARYERVAQPVAERALGAHLAACLVAHDRQRALDDDGLAASVLQVADDVTEARHHLPGAADPSVIELRQGGGFSRTIPVDPALAALVGACDGELPVGRLIDAIAQLMEVDAAALREDLLPRVRDLLGDGLLRFAGS
- a CDS encoding ParA family protein, coding for MEHSERAQHTASASLDDTPLARELADLSARRRALEGVDVDLPVDTRIMTVSNQKGGVGKTTTTVNIAAALASLGAKVLVVDLDPQGNASTALGVVHTAETPSVYDVLIDEFPLADIVQQSPESPRLLCAPSTIHLAGAEIELVSQVAREHRLRSALDDFLASQEEPIHFVIIDCPPSLGLLTINAFAAADEVFIPIQCEYYALEGLSQLLGSVRMIQKHLNPPLHVSTILLTMYDGRTKLAQQVAEEVRSHFADQVLRTVIPRSVRVSEAPSFGQTVIAYDGQSAGAIAYREAAVEITRRGVPAPARTAQQEGAS